A region of Subdoligranulum variabile DNA encodes the following proteins:
- a CDS encoding ABC transporter ATP-binding protein, whose translation MSANEKRPVIQVTGLKKQYKLGQIGGGTLTHDLQSWWARVRGKEDPNTVIGTDQRLFGQTFMALNGVDLTVYQGEALGIIGRNGAGKSTLLKLLSRITAPTEGEIRIRGRVASMLEVGTGFNNEMTGRENIYMNGAILGMTRAEIDAKLPQIIEFSECGDFIDTPVKRYSSGMFVKLAFAVAAHLDSEIMVMDEVLAVGDMKFQQKCLGKMSDVANQDGRTVLYVSHNMSTIRQLCNRCIVLDKGKVIFDGDVEQAIAIYMDTTDVNVVHYDLANVARMTGSAGKRFRLETLDFVGKESSVFADTEKMRVKITWRVAEPFAGIHMKMNLHARDSTPVGITHPVDLGAAQPGQLYTTVFEFDPSLLGEGQYYFYLDIFDGALRQAVCLDKPVTEFAFEVTNSDLTMPEWAAGWGRIHFPPVKLLEAEA comes from the coding sequence ATGTCTGCAAATGAAAAACGCCCCGTCATCCAGGTCACGGGACTGAAAAAGCAATACAAACTGGGCCAGATCGGCGGCGGCACCCTGACCCACGATCTCCAGAGCTGGTGGGCGCGGGTCCGCGGCAAGGAGGACCCCAACACCGTCATCGGCACCGACCAGCGGCTGTTCGGCCAGACCTTCATGGCGCTGAACGGCGTGGACCTGACGGTCTACCAGGGGGAAGCGCTGGGCATCATCGGCCGCAACGGCGCCGGCAAATCCACCCTGCTGAAGCTGCTCTCCCGCATCACCGCCCCCACCGAGGGTGAGATCCGCATCCGGGGCCGGGTGGCCTCCATGCTGGAGGTGGGCACCGGCTTCAACAACGAGATGACCGGTCGGGAAAACATCTATATGAACGGCGCCATCCTGGGCATGACCCGGGCGGAGATCGACGCGAAACTCCCTCAGATCATCGAATTTTCCGAGTGCGGGGACTTCATCGATACTCCCGTCAAGCGGTATTCCAGCGGCATGTTCGTCAAGCTGGCCTTCGCCGTGGCCGCCCATCTGGACAGCGAGATCATGGTCATGGACGAGGTCCTGGCCGTGGGTGACATGAAGTTCCAGCAGAAATGCCTGGGCAAGATGAGCGACGTGGCCAACCAGGACGGCCGCACCGTCCTCTACGTCAGCCACAACATGAGCACCATCCGCCAGCTGTGCAATCGCTGCATCGTGCTGGACAAGGGCAAGGTGATCTTTGACGGCGACGTGGAACAGGCCATCGCCATCTATATGGACACCACCGACGTGAATGTAGTGCACTACGACCTGGCCAACGTAGCCCGCATGACCGGCAGCGCCGGCAAGCGGTTCCGGCTGGAGACCCTGGACTTTGTGGGCAAGGAATCCAGCGTCTTTGCCGACACCGAAAAGATGCGGGTGAAGATCACCTGGCGGGTGGCGGAACCCTTCGCGGGCATCCACATGAAGATGAACCTCCACGCCCGGGACTCCACACCCGTGGGCATCACCCATCCGGTGGACCTGGGCGCCGCCCAGCCGGGTCAGCTCTACACCACCGTGTTTGAATTTGACCCCAGCCTTCTGGGCGAGGGACAATACTATTTCTACCTGGATATTTTTGACGGGGCGCTGCGCCAGGCGGTCTGCCTGGACAAGCCGGTGACGGAGTTTGCCTTTGAGGTCACCAACAGCGACCTGACCATGCCCGAATGGGCCGCCGGCTGGGGCCGCATCCACTTCCCGCCCGTCAAGCTGCTGGAGGCGGAGGCATGA